In a genomic window of Demequina muriae:
- the metZ gene encoding O-succinylhomoserine sulfhydrylase, whose product MNAQELPRDLRPDTLALHTGIHRSEANEMSEGLYLTQGYAYDSAEQARDAFAGDIDIYMYSRYGNPTVTAFQERLAAIEGAESCFATSTGMSAVFVSLASILGQGDRLVASRALFGSTLQVFANFFEKWGIVIDYVDAHDNEDWERVLATPAKAVYIESPTNPMQDVVDIPFVAALTKQAGALFIVDNVFATALGQKPLELGADAVVYSATKHIDGQGRVLGGAILGSADYVDGPVKTMVRQMGATISPFNAWVLVKALETLSVRVERQAASAIELARWLEAHPKVSVARYPLLPSHPQYERAAKQMTIGGTLVTLDLAVGDGVDVAGPESQAAAFRFMNALRLFTISNNLGDAKSISTHPATTTHNKMTPEARASVGISETTVRLSIGLEDVEDLRADLDQALAQV is encoded by the coding sequence ATGAATGCACAGGAACTCCCTCGCGACCTTCGCCCGGACACGCTCGCCCTGCACACGGGCATCCACCGCTCCGAGGCGAACGAGATGTCCGAGGGCCTCTACCTGACGCAGGGCTACGCGTACGACTCCGCGGAGCAGGCGCGCGACGCATTCGCCGGCGACATCGACATCTACATGTACTCGCGCTACGGCAACCCCACCGTGACGGCGTTCCAGGAACGGCTCGCCGCGATCGAGGGCGCTGAGTCCTGCTTCGCCACCTCGACCGGCATGAGCGCGGTCTTCGTGTCGCTGGCATCGATCCTCGGTCAGGGCGACCGCCTGGTGGCGTCGCGGGCACTGTTCGGCTCGACGCTCCAGGTCTTCGCGAACTTCTTCGAGAAGTGGGGGATCGTCATCGACTACGTCGACGCTCACGACAACGAGGACTGGGAGCGCGTGCTCGCCACCCCCGCGAAGGCCGTCTACATCGAGTCGCCCACCAACCCCATGCAGGACGTCGTCGACATCCCGTTCGTGGCGGCGCTCACCAAGCAGGCCGGCGCGCTGTTCATCGTCGACAACGTGTTCGCCACGGCGCTGGGACAGAAGCCGCTCGAGCTCGGGGCCGATGCGGTGGTCTACTCCGCGACCAAGCACATCGACGGCCAGGGCCGGGTGCTGGGCGGCGCGATCCTGGGCTCGGCCGACTACGTGGACGGACCCGTCAAGACCATGGTGCGTCAGATGGGCGCCACGATCTCGCCGTTCAACGCGTGGGTGCTCGTGAAGGCGCTCGAGACGCTGTCGGTGCGCGTCGAGCGGCAGGCCGCGAGCGCGATCGAGCTGGCGCGGTGGCTCGAGGCCCACCCCAAGGTGTCCGTGGCCCGCTACCCGCTGCTGCCCTCTCACCCGCAGTACGAGCGAGCCGCGAAGCAGATGACCATCGGCGGCACGCTCGTGACGCTCGACCTCGCGGTGGGCGACGGTGTCGACGTGGCGGGACCCGAGTCGCAGGCCGCGGCATTCCGGTTCATGAACGCCCTGCGGCTGTTCACCATCTCCAACAACCTCGGCGACGCGAAGTCGATCTCGACGCACCCCGCCACGACCACCCACAACAAGATGACCCCCGAGGCCCGTGCGTCCGTGGGCATCTCGGAGACCACCGTGCGGCTGTCGATCGGCCTCGAGGACGTCGAGGACCTGCGCGCGGACCTGGACCAGGCGCTCGCGCAGGTCTAG
- a CDS encoding PrsW family intramembrane metalloprotease produces MNAREPQPLTVTLSALPRMSPRTASFIDVRSWVFWAGAALTVFGIWRWTPLVISGLSGSPTTGVLSAILWLLYGLVFLVLLYRLELFERRSPATVFGALLWGALAGPGMGVIAAPAMHDLVAAAIGSDNPWVPSFAAPLVEEPLKLLGVLALALIPGARVRSAADGLFYGAVVGLGFQVSEGFLYTATFGAESGTNTVTAMFLLRGIIGGLWSHATFAAVAGAGLGYFFNATADLKRRTGVLCGTVALSIALHGFFDAPVLGTNPFVNSVVKGLPVFLLFLAVLRWAHLRERRTFAGLAAHVVPDDLVSPGDFSTLATRRARRRARRWARRRGGYITARALKRLQGAQLSLLTAVHEDGWGSPRTVELSRDVRILAATLDRRQAEADSRR; encoded by the coding sequence GTGAACGCGCGCGAGCCACAGCCACTCACGGTCACGCTCTCGGCGCTGCCCCGCATGTCGCCGCGCACCGCGTCGTTCATCGACGTCCGGTCGTGGGTGTTCTGGGCGGGTGCCGCCCTCACGGTCTTCGGCATCTGGCGCTGGACGCCGCTGGTGATCTCCGGGCTGAGCGGAAGCCCGACCACCGGGGTGCTCTCGGCCATCCTGTGGCTGTTGTACGGCCTCGTGTTCCTCGTCCTGCTGTACCGGCTTGAGCTGTTCGAGCGTCGCTCCCCTGCGACAGTGTTCGGCGCGCTCCTCTGGGGCGCCCTCGCTGGCCCTGGCATGGGCGTCATCGCGGCGCCGGCGATGCACGACCTCGTCGCCGCTGCCATCGGAAGCGACAACCCGTGGGTGCCGTCGTTCGCGGCGCCCTTGGTGGAGGAGCCCCTCAAGCTGCTCGGCGTGCTCGCCCTCGCGCTGATTCCGGGGGCACGCGTCCGCTCCGCTGCCGACGGCCTGTTCTACGGCGCGGTCGTGGGACTGGGCTTCCAGGTGTCGGAGGGGTTCCTCTACACGGCCACGTTCGGCGCCGAGTCCGGCACGAACACGGTGACGGCGATGTTCCTGCTCCGCGGCATCATCGGCGGGCTGTGGAGCCATGCGACGTTCGCCGCCGTCGCGGGCGCGGGGCTGGGGTACTTCTTCAACGCCACCGCAGACCTGAAGCGACGCACTGGGGTCCTGTGCGGCACCGTCGCGCTGTCGATCGCGCTCCATGGGTTCTTCGACGCCCCCGTGCTGGGGACCAATCCGTTCGTGAACTCGGTCGTGAAGGGGCTGCCCGTCTTCCTGCTGTTCCTCGCCGTGCTGCGGTGGGCCCACCTGCGCGAGCGACGCACCTTCGCTGGGCTCGCGGCGCACGTGGTGCCGGACGACCTCGTCTCCCCTGGGGACTTCTCCACGCTCGCGACGCGTCGGGCCCGTCGCCGCGCGCGGCGGTGGGCGCGACGGCGCGGGGGATACATCACCGCCCGCGCGCTCAAGCGACTGCAGGGCGCGCAGCTCAGCCTGCTCACGGCTGTCCACGAAGACGGCTGGGGATCGCCCCGCACGGTGGAGCTGTCACGGGATGTGCGGATCCTCGCGGCCACGCTGGACCGGCGTCAGGCCGAGGCCGACTCTCGACGCTAG